The Solea senegalensis isolate Sse05_10M linkage group LG18, IFAPA_SoseM_1, whole genome shotgun sequence DNA segment AGATTCACACCCAATTTCAGCATCGGACTCAGCCCAGACTCTAGGGCTATGCAGGCCACTAATTTTAACACAATGCAGGATGGGGACAACAGTCCAACAGTATACATTTTGTTCATCAGAAGTTTCTAGAGTGTGCTCACCTGCCACGGCCTGTCCCAGTCCAGAGGTATAGGGAAGGCTCCCACCCAGGCTCCTACCACTGTGCAGGCAACTGTAATCTGTAGACAGGTGTCCCACACTGACATTGCTCTGAAGATAAAGATGTTAAGAAGAAGTTAAATTTAATTCCGAATACACAAGATAAACATGAAACCAAAGCCAAAAAGACAGGGAGGcactgagaaaataaaagaagatttTGAGCTTACCCATGCCGACTGAAAACTCGTATCCAGGCCTGAATGTTGGGGCCAAGGACGCAGAGACACCTTAATGTGGTTAGAGAGGTCAGGAGCACAGCAAGGGAGAATGTCTCCAAGGCAGACCTGGgaaattaaaacacatacataaGAGGCACAGTCTCTCAACAGGGCAAAGAAAGGACAGAAATCATCAGATCATAATGATTATTGTATAAAATGCAATGCAATCGATTCAAGACACGTATATTAAGCCTGTCAGGTTAGTTTGGAAGTTgtgtcttcaaaataaaaggcacaaTTTCTCCTTTACAGcattctgcttttcttttttctgctctACATCGGTTCAGTTCAGAGCTTTGTTTTGCAGATGacagaccaaaaacaacaactatcaAACACAATGAACAAGGACATAGGACAACAGAACACAGCTCAACCAAGTCTCCACAATTCCAATCAAATTTTAAGTTTATAGGAATTGTCAACAAAGAgcaagaaacaaacagaaacaccagTGCAATCAAGTATTCACAAACTGTGCAAATTATACGGCTTGACTACACATGGaacaatataaaatgtgtatctTTTAGTTTTGCCTCTGGGGAGCATGTATCTCCATCCAGAAGGAAGAGGAATGAATTTATCCAGGGGTGGATGATCACAACCAGACAGGATGGACCGAGCCTTCAGCAGAACTGGTCTGTCATAGATTTGTGTGAGTAAAAGCTGCTGAATGCCTGTCATTTTACTGGTTTCCTTGACCATTTTGGACATACAATTTTTTGTTCCATAGAAAAAAAAGCCTAACATAAAAAGTGATTAAACAAAAGGTTAATTgactaaataaaatatgtaaaataaaaccatcaCTATCTGTCACTCTCATAACAACACATACAGCATGAGCACCCCCACCACCATGTACTCACTCGATCAGGGGAGCTCCATAAAGAACCACCAGGGTATGGAAGAACAGGCACGACAAGAAGAAGTACAGGCAGGAACGAAACAACCGCGACAGCTGCAGAGAGACGTTCATAGAAATCAACAAAAATCGACATGTTCATCCAGGTTCAATAGTCACAGCAACTAATTTatctaaaaatgaaataagaatGCAAGGGATTTTTGTGAATATGTTTAAAAAGAACACTTGAAAAGGGTGACTCTGGGGACTATTTAtcgattaataaattaatcgtcaaccattttgataatcgattcttcagtttaaatgttttttttaataattaaaacaaactttctgatttttcagcttgttaaatgtgaatattgtctggtttctttgctccatataacaaggAAATCGTTAGAAAATTGTTTATTGTGGGGGTTTGAGAACATtgtaatttccaggtttggtaaacaacAATTTTCACATTtggtaaacacattttctgacattttacaagaAGTACTTGATTATTGAGAAAATTATCGACAGATTATTCGTTAGGTGCAGCCGTACTCAAAGACTAATTAAAAGCTTTATAAGGGCCACAGGGTGAACACATCCTACATAAAAGAAAAGTGGGGTGCTTTACAATGCCACTGGAAGAGTTGGAAAACTTAATTGAAAAGCAAAGGAAATCAACCAACTCACTAACTTGGAGAGAGTTTAATTAGTAAAATTTAATCAGATCACCAGTGTTTGGATGGCACAGAAGCAAACCACTCACTATcatgtgtggttgttttaaaatgcacaacTATTGGAAGATGATAAGAGTTAGcatggaaaaatgttttcaggtATGTTTTCATGGGTAAGATGCCCCCACAGCTTCTTGGTTTTCCCAAAGCATACATGTTCAAAATACTGCTGGTTGCCAGTGAGAAGGCAATTTAATTTACAGTGTTGCTGTACAACTTCCTTGAGTGACACAACTTaagatgtttaattttaatataaGAGGTTATCAGGATTGTAGTCTGTTTTGCTCGTGGAGTGTCATAGATTGTGGAATCTTTCCATCATAGTTTGGCAAACTAGGGACCACCAAACAGCATCTTGCACAGGGCCCCCACGAAGGTCGAAACGGCCCTGATTATGACAGTGAATAATACAACAGTCGATACAGCTCAAACCAGCAGTGCCCTCCTCACCTTGTATCCCAGTGTGTGCTTCTTGGTGGGCGGCGTGACTCCGAGCAGCCAGAAGACGGCGACACTCACCACCGTCACCGCAGCGGACACCGAGTAGAGCCACAGCAGGTGAGTCCCGTACACTGAGAAGCCCGGCACGAACACGGCAGGTAGGACGGTAGCCATGAACACTGAAGCCGCGAGAATGGCGTGAGTGGACGCCATGGCTCTGATCTCATGGTCCCACATGACTGCGACTGCACTTGCCCGCGATTAAACTAATACGAAATTCGACACACAacttgttaaaaatgttaatttaaccGCAGGTATGCGGAACGGGTTGAGTATATGGATGGTTGAGTAACATGGACTAAGCGTTTCCACTTCCGTAAACATAAACTGCAATGACTTCCGCTTggacttcacaataaaactccAATGTTGACCCAAATTTGATACATTCCgtttttgaaattaaaataaatgaaatgtattaaaatgaccTGTTTACAATTACATGTGGTATTTTCCACAgcaattactaaataaataaaaaacaactcttAACTATGACATGCAGTATCACAATCATACTTGCTTGAAAATACAGGTAAACCTTTTACCTTTATTTTCTAGAAATCAAATTCAATCCAACCGGAAGTATTAATGAAATGTGTTAGTCAGTGCCTTTGATCAACCAAGTCGTAGCAGAGGAACGTCCGAGTCACGACCGGAAGTTTACAACATCCACCAAACTAGCTAACGCAGTTGTGTTTAGGTTTTGACCAGTCGGCCGATAATCCtctgttttaacaaacaaagaataaagATGGTTTGTGAAAAATGTGAGTATGATTCCATTTCGATGCTTTGAACGTGAAGTTTTGTCTAATATTTGCTGTTTGCGAAGGGCTGGGAGGTGTTTGTATGCTAACGTTGTGTGGCTAATCGTACTGGTCTGTGTTTTGTAGACTTTATCTCATTAATATGTTTGTCCTGTTTTATCTAAATTTTGCTTTTAGGCGAGAAGAAGCTTGGTAAGGTCATCACACCTGACACTTGGAAGGACGGGGCTCGTAATACAACAGGTAAAGTGAGCAACTGCCCACTTATGCTTTATGTGAAATAAAGCGGAAAGTACTTGCTTACTTTTTTGAGTTTGCCCTTTGCACAATAGGAAAGTCAGtgagtcatcatctaaccagaccctccaccagagggtcgcggggggtgctgtgccaatctcagttacatcgggcgataggcggggtacatcctggacagttggccagtccatcgcagggccacacacagctagagacaaacaaccattcactctcacactcactcctatggtcaatttagagtgtccaatttacctaatccccacattgcatgtttttggactgtgggaggaagccggagaacccggagagaacccacgcacacacggggagaacatgcaaactccatgcagaaaggccctttctGTGGCCCACACTAGGAAAGTCACatatgtaaataatcaaattaatgatcGCTGTGTTCGATTTAGCTTTCGCAGTTACAGGGTACATGttggttcactgtcacattgtTCTGATTTGTATGAACCGAACTAAGTGAAGAAACTGTTAATAATATGATGCGTAACACCTGTACTTTTcctgttgtcaaaaatgtcaaaattgcTGCTGTACAATAGGTCCATTATATTGAAATGGAGGTATAGATACTACACTTGAGTAATTCAACTTATTTATATTGCAACGTTGATTTACATAACTATTGTGCAGAAAACCCTATTGAATTTATGTCACTATTAGAATTAGATTTTTATGACACTACACTTTCTATTACATGACAAGACAAAAGAGACAGTGGCTGATTGATAGTGCCTACATTTGTGAAGCTCTCTATAATATAATTCTGACAGACAtaaccacaaacaaaacacatttccaagaaatgtgtttgacatGTTAAACCACATAATTTGTTGTACCAGCTTTTGTAAAGTCGTGATAGTAATCTGTGAAAAATGCATACTTTGCCGTCTTGCCGTTATAACATGCTATTCATCAACATCAATTTcttaaaatgaaagtaaatatgctgatttctgctttttcatttttgattgattCATCTGactcactttattttattattacactttTAAACATGACTCACTTTAATGTGGTTATATTGATCATAATTTTAATGGGGTTCCATCTGCTTCTTTCTTCCAGAGGGTGGCGGGCGTaagttaaatgaaaacaagctcCTGACTTCAAAAAAGGCGAGGTAAGGCTTGATATTGTTGTATGAGTAAAAATATTACCACCATTttcccatatttttttttatcttcaagGAGCCACACAAAGTATTTTTTATGTGTAATTTTTATGCATCTGCAATTCGTCTCCCTCTCCTCAGGTTTGATCCTTACAGTAAGTCGGGCTTTTCAATCTGCAGGATCTGCAAGAGCTCAGTTCATCAGCCTGGATCACACTACTGCCAGGGCTGTGCATACAAGAAAGGTATAGACACTCGCACTTAACACCACACCAAGCCAAAATCCATGTTATACCATGTGTTACACCATTGTGTTACTACTTTGAGAATTTGCTTTTTGCCTTTCTTAGACATAGAATGAATCACTgagtttaaatcaaaatgtactTACTTTTTAATCTAGTAGATGAAGAGCACACCTTTGATCTTAAATCATtttgatgaaacattttttttgtagaaaagtTAGTGCTGAAGGCCATTGGAGAAGAGATGAGCTCCCCACCCTGACAATATGAATTTAGAATCTGGAAATATTCTTCCATCCCATGTGGCAAATAGACCATTGAGAGTTGTGGTGCTTTTCctttatacagttctagcacaacttGGCTTGGCTCGACTGCACTTGggttggtatcaggcacgttcTAATGTTCTAATGATCTAAAGTTCgacattgtttggtttgacattgtttggttAGATTCCTGCgttggacgtcgcgctcatgactatTTTAGTGCCAATCAGTGGCAGTCTGTTCACGTCACCTTTTATTATCGGCTCAGCTTGataggtactatccctaatggaaaagcaagcaaacaaacaaaaaaaaagagtagagtcgagctgagctgagctgagccgaATTGTGCAagaactgtatcgtggaaaagtACCACAGTTGATCGCAAATGAAAAAAGCCCAGAAGACAtccttatttttctttattatgtagctacacagaaaaaaacattagacGCTCTTatacattatgtttatttatttgtgctttCACTGTCCCACAATCCACCCACCTCCCTGTTGTGGATATTCAGTAATCAAAACACTCTTGGTTGCAATTTGAACTCATTGTCATTCATGTTTGTTGAATGTACTCTTTACTTATAAATTCAACATCAATATTTACTGGTGTTTTATCTCTGCAGGAATCTGTGCAATGTGTGGAAAGAAAGTGTTGGACACCAAGAACTACAAGCAGACATCCGTGTGACAGCATTCCGATAAGAGGAACAGTTTGACAAGTGACTTACAGATGTGAGGATGAGACTGGGGTGTTTGAATCATCATGTTTTCTGTATTTCCCTGTCATAGACGgctaaatatttatttaccGTAATTCCACCCAAGTGAGAGAAATATTTGAAGGTAGCTGTTATTATACCTACCGTAGCTGTTAAATATTGCTACTAGAAAGTAATACAGTGACTGTACACAGGGTAGCATTGTTGTCTCAAAATAAGCCACCAGTTATCTTGTTTGATCATATGTCAACTAATTTTGTGTATATTGTAAATTAAAACTCGGACTgtaatttttttgcttttaaaacataatgaatttcttttgttatatgttgtgttgcatttttgGAGTGAATTAAACCATCTAATGTGAGGACCTGATTTGTGCAGGGTATTTTGTACTTCTGCCTGAAGCCATAAAGGGTACAATTATAGATTGTTACGCACAGCATCGTCCTGTATCCCTATAATAACTGGTTTACCCAGACATAATCTTATTTAGAAACTACATGCTGCACTGTCAGGTGTGACCCAACCCCCTCAGTGCTGTCAAAGGTTATAGTTCACATGTTGTCTGATGACAGACTCCTTTTGACATTTAAAGGTTCTGCTCACCCTCAGGCCTTCAAACGCATGTGCACACACTTAACTGGACGTTATCGTTGCTGATTTCTGCTGTTGCGTCACCGCACAAAACTAATACTAACTTAGCATCAAGACAGTATTAGAAATGTTCATAAGATGAAGTTATGATGCGAtttgttatattacattacTGTACAAAATATGCAcatctgtactttatttatatttctagtaacctttactccactacatttcctctctttgttacttgttactaccaaataaaatcagaagaagagttagtaatggtctgtatttatatagagcttttctagtcttgagctGCTTTATACTACAGTTTTCCATTCACAAGCTTCAAATCAAGGACACTTATAGACTAGTAGgcccaggaattgaacccacaaccttccagttgaaggacaactcaccctaccactgagctaccatgatTCAATCTTAACCCCTCACTTTTTTGAATAATTTTACATCTAAAGCTTAGGTTTTATATCAGATAATgccttttgatacttaagtacatagAACTTTTAcctaaataatattataaaaagtgacttcagtgCAATGTTACGCTTACAGTATGGACTGCACAGTGATACAGAGCAAGTCTTACTGACATTCCTCAGTGCAAACACATTAAGTTCTCTACTGTCTATCTACTGTAGTAAGTGCTTGGTATGAAAGTGAGacacttacacaaac contains these protein-coding regions:
- the pigf gene encoding phosphatidylinositol-glycan biosynthesis class F protein, which produces MWDHEIRAMASTHAILAASVFMATVLPAVFVPGFSVYGTHLLWLYSVSAAVTVVSVAVFWLLGVTPPTKKHTLGYKLSRLFRSCLYFFLSCLFFHTLVVLYGAPLIESALETFSLAVLLTSLTTLRCLCVLGPNIQAWIRVFSRHGAMSVWDTCLQITVACTVVGAWVGAFPIPLDWDRPWQVWPVSCSLGALFGFLTGLIAAPAWIHYHRKHLTYKCK
- the cript gene encoding cysteine-rich PDZ-binding protein, producing the protein MVCEKCEKKLGKVITPDTWKDGARNTTEGGGRKLNENKLLTSKKARFDPYSKSGFSICRICKSSVHQPGSHYCQGCAYKKGICAMCGKKVLDTKNYKQTSV